One window from the genome of Hyphomonas neptunium ATCC 15444 encodes:
- the fumC gene encoding class II fumarate hydratase, with product MAKTPTRTESDTFGPIEVEADKYWGAQAQRSLGNFKIGWEKQPQPIVRALGIVKKAAAEVNMAMEKMDRLVGRAIVQAADEVIEGKLDAHFPLVVWQTGSGTQSNMNANEVISNRAIEILNGKVGSKAPVHPNDHVNMSQSSNDTFPTAMHIACAEQVVHKLVPALQQLQNALNDKAQAWKDIIKIGRTHTQDATPVTLGQEFSGYAKQLENGIKRIEMTLPMLMELAQGGTAVGTGLASPEGFAELVADKIAQITGLNFTSAPNKFEALAAHDAMVMTHGAITTVAMSCFKIANDIRFLGSGPRSGLGELALPENEPGSSIMPGKVNPTQCEALTQVCAHIHGNNAAIGFAGSQGHFELNVFNPMMAYNFLQSVQLLADAAVSFTENCVVGIEPRLDNIQRGLENSLMLVTPLKEKYGYDLAAKVAKTAHKNGTTLKVEALALGISEEDFDAIVRPEKMIGPDPA from the coding sequence ATGGCCAAGACCCCCACACGCACAGAATCGGACACTTTCGGCCCTATCGAGGTTGAGGCGGACAAGTATTGGGGCGCGCAGGCGCAGCGCTCGCTGGGCAACTTCAAGATAGGCTGGGAGAAACAGCCCCAGCCCATCGTGCGCGCGCTCGGCATCGTCAAGAAAGCCGCCGCCGAAGTGAACATGGCGATGGAGAAAATGGACCGTCTGGTCGGCCGCGCCATCGTTCAGGCCGCCGATGAAGTCATCGAGGGCAAGCTCGACGCGCATTTCCCGCTGGTCGTCTGGCAGACCGGCTCGGGCACCCAGTCGAACATGAACGCCAATGAGGTGATCTCCAACCGCGCCATCGAGATCCTGAACGGCAAGGTCGGCTCCAAGGCGCCGGTTCACCCGAACGATCATGTGAACATGTCCCAGTCGTCCAACGACACCTTCCCGACCGCCATGCACATCGCCTGCGCCGAGCAGGTCGTGCACAAGCTGGTCCCCGCCCTGCAACAGCTCCAGAACGCTCTGAACGACAAGGCACAGGCCTGGAAGGACATCATCAAGATCGGGCGCACGCATACGCAGGATGCCACCCCGGTCACCCTCGGACAGGAATTCTCCGGCTACGCCAAACAGCTCGAAAACGGCATCAAGCGGATCGAGATGACCCTGCCGATGCTGATGGAACTCGCCCAGGGCGGCACGGCGGTGGGCACCGGCCTTGCCTCGCCGGAGGGCTTTGCCGAGCTGGTGGCCGACAAGATCGCCCAGATCACCGGCCTGAACTTCACCTCCGCGCCCAACAAGTTCGAGGCGCTTGCCGCCCATGACGCGATGGTGATGACCCACGGCGCCATCACGACCGTGGCGATGAGCTGCTTCAAGATCGCCAACGACATCCGTTTCCTCGGCTCTGGCCCGCGCTCGGGCCTTGGCGAGCTGGCCCTGCCGGAGAACGAGCCGGGCTCCTCGATCATGCCGGGTAAGGTGAACCCGACCCAGTGCGAAGCCCTCACCCAGGTCTGCGCGCATATTCACGGCAACAACGCCGCCATCGGCTTTGCCGGCAGCCAGGGTCATTTCGAGCTGAACGTGTTCAACCCGATGATGGCCTACAACTTCCTGCAATCTGTCCAGCTGCTGGCAGATGCGGCCGTGTCCTTCACCGAGAACTGCGTTGTCGGCATCGAGCCGCGCCTCGACAATATCCAGCGCGGCCTTGAAAATTCGCTGATGCTGGTGACGCCGCTGAAGGAAAAGTATGGCTACGATCTGGCCGCAAAAGTAGCCAAGACCGCGCACAAGAATGGCACCACACTGAAGGTCGAAGCCCTGGCGCTCGGCATTTCGGAGGAAGATTTCGACGCCATCGTGCGGCCTGAGAAAATGATCGGACCGGACCCGGCATAA
- a CDS encoding SspB family protein — MQSASMTDYIGYEALSQAAMRGVVREALRRGKTNGGLPGEHHFYISFRTRAPGVKIPPQLVQRFPEEMTIVVQHQYWDLEVHEGHFEIVLKFSGVPQHLSIPLAAITRFVDPSVNFGIAFESQSKDAGVIAPAPTAPIEEPAPTPKVAGETVVSLDAFRRK; from the coding sequence ATGCAAAGCGCGAGCATGACGGACTATATCGGTTACGAAGCGCTTTCCCAGGCAGCCATGCGCGGCGTTGTGCGTGAAGCGCTCCGCCGCGGGAAAACCAATGGCGGCCTGCCGGGTGAGCACCATTTCTATATCTCCTTCCGCACCCGCGCGCCGGGCGTGAAGATTCCGCCGCAACTCGTGCAGCGGTTTCCCGAAGAGATGACCATCGTGGTCCAGCACCAGTATTGGGATCTGGAAGTCCATGAAGGGCATTTTGAAATCGTCCTGAAATTCTCCGGCGTGCCTCAGCATCTGTCGATCCCGCTGGCCGCGATCACGCGCTTTGTCGACCCGTCGGTGAACTTCGGGATCGCCTTCGAATCGCAGTCAAAGGATGCTGGCGTCATCGCGCCAGCGCCCACCGCGCCCATCGAAGAGCCCGCGCCCACCCCGAAAGTGGCGGGCGAAACGGTCGTCAGTCTTGACGCTTTCCGGCGCAAGTAA
- a CDS encoding pyridoxal phosphate-dependent decarboxylase family protein, giving the protein MQMPAEGRPWDEVRADMLARGAGDVAWRDGKTAVYVFNAGEDVHALQHEAYGLFMAENGLGPLAFPSLAQMEKDVISMALGLLHGPEGSTGAITSGGTDSITMAIKTARDYARAKGMAKDRHNIVIPRSGHLAFHKAALLMDIEIRSVPLKTDGSYEADPAAMAAAIDGATIMMVGSAPNFPHGIIDPIAELGKIAEEKDVWLHVDACVGGYFAPFARMNGVPVPDFDFAIPAVKSISADLHKYGYCAKGASTVLFRSVDLYKHMPFSLSEWSGAPMKTPTLAGTRPGGAISAAWAVMNVLGISGYREKQGLVCQTRERIEAGVNALGFEVLGKPLLGLVAFRHPQADTLALYSAMRQRGWFTSFTVEPPSLHLMLSPKHAEVADDYLADLAASLEAVKAGDTAPKVEARYS; this is encoded by the coding sequence ATGCAGATGCCCGCTGAAGGACGCCCATGGGACGAGGTGCGCGCAGACATGCTGGCGCGCGGCGCAGGCGATGTTGCGTGGCGCGACGGCAAGACAGCCGTCTACGTTTTCAATGCCGGCGAAGATGTGCACGCCCTCCAGCACGAAGCCTATGGCCTGTTCATGGCGGAAAATGGCCTCGGCCCGCTCGCCTTTCCGTCGCTCGCGCAGATGGAGAAGGATGTGATCTCCATGGCGCTTGGCCTGCTGCACGGACCAGAGGGATCAACCGGCGCCATCACATCGGGCGGCACCGATTCGATCACCATGGCGATCAAGACAGCGCGCGACTATGCCCGCGCCAAGGGCATGGCGAAGGATCGCCACAACATCGTCATCCCGCGCTCGGGTCACCTGGCCTTCCACAAGGCGGCGTTGCTGATGGACATTGAAATCCGCAGCGTGCCGCTCAAGACTGACGGCAGCTACGAAGCCGATCCTGCCGCCATGGCGGCCGCGATTGATGGCGCGACGATCATGATGGTCGGCTCAGCGCCAAACTTCCCGCATGGCATCATCGACCCGATCGCAGAGCTCGGCAAAATCGCTGAAGAGAAAGATGTGTGGTTGCATGTCGACGCCTGTGTCGGCGGTTATTTCGCGCCGTTTGCGCGCATGAACGGCGTGCCGGTGCCGGACTTTGATTTCGCCATTCCAGCAGTGAAGTCCATCAGCGCGGACCTGCACAAATACGGCTACTGCGCCAAGGGCGCCTCAACCGTGCTGTTCCGGTCCGTCGATCTCTACAAGCATATGCCATTTTCGCTCAGCGAATGGTCGGGCGCGCCGATGAAAACGCCGACGCTGGCGGGCACAAGGCCCGGCGGCGCGATCTCGGCAGCCTGGGCGGTGATGAATGTTCTGGGTATTTCGGGCTACCGGGAGAAGCAGGGCCTCGTCTGCCAGACGCGCGAGCGGATCGAAGCCGGCGTGAATGCGCTCGGCTTTGAAGTGCTTGGCAAGCCGCTCCTCGGCCTCGTCGCCTTCCGCCATCCGCAGGCAGACACGCTCGCCCTCTACAGCGCCATGCGGCAGCGCGGCTGGTTCACTTCCTTCACGGTTGAGCCGCCGAGCCTGCATCTCATGCTCTCGCCCAAGCATGCCGAAGTGGCAGACGATTATCTCGCCGACCTCGCCGCCAGCCTTGAAGCGGTGAAGGCGGGAGACACCGCGCCGAAGGTGGAGGCGCGCTACTCCTGA
- a CDS encoding RusA family crossover junction endodeoxyribonuclease: MDWIQSGKVRARITEDGALEVTCTGLTTQTKYYKTLLKEFFRKDFPRLRPGYGDYSVHIVMEHLGDAPWMDLDNLAKALLDSLCGNVFEDDHQVARLLVERRAAERDGIWMLAEAMEG, from the coding sequence GTGGACTGGATACAATCGGGCAAAGTCCGCGCGCGCATCACGGAGGATGGCGCGCTGGAGGTGACGTGCACGGGCCTCACCACCCAGACGAAATACTACAAGACCCTGCTCAAAGAGTTCTTCCGCAAGGACTTCCCACGCCTGCGGCCCGGCTATGGTGATTACAGCGTGCATATCGTGATGGAGCATCTGGGCGACGCGCCGTGGATGGACCTCGACAATCTGGCCAAGGCCCTGCTCGACAGCCTGTGCGGGAATGTGTTCGAAGATGACCATCAGGTCGCCCGCCTGCTGGTCGAGCGGCGCGCGGCGGAGCGGGACGGCATCTGGATGCTGGCTGAGGCGATGGAGGGCTGA
- a CDS encoding PaaI family thioesterase, giving the protein MTDAEMLARFQNSKKRPPCSETLGMRLADLNQDKQWVKMEFDVSPSFANPTGAVQGGFIAAMLDEAMSTAVIIASNVTMTAPTLEMKTSYLRRLMPGKASVEARILKLGKSAAFMEADCFDAEGKLVARATATAIPMAFKRL; this is encoded by the coding sequence GTGACCGACGCTGAAATGCTCGCGCGGTTCCAGAACTCCAAAAAGCGCCCGCCCTGTTCGGAAACGCTCGGCATGCGCCTGGCAGACCTGAACCAGGACAAGCAATGGGTGAAGATGGAGTTCGACGTCTCGCCGAGCTTTGCCAATCCTACCGGCGCCGTGCAGGGCGGCTTCATTGCGGCGATGCTGGACGAAGCCATGAGCACGGCGGTGATCATTGCCTCCAACGTCACGATGACTGCGCCGACGCTGGAGATGAAGACCAGCTATCTGCGCCGTCTGATGCCGGGCAAGGCCAGCGTGGAAGCGCGCATACTCAAGCTCGGAAAATCGGCTGCTTTCATGGAGGCCGACTGTTTTGATGCCGAGGGTAAACTGGTTGCGCGCGCGACAGCCACAGCCATTCCGATGGCGTTCAAGCGCCTCTGA
- a CDS encoding cytochrome P450 translates to MADDSRPAGAVQSILELSAFNPAARDNPHPMLKTMREDCPVFRDEAAKVWLLSRYKDVRETVNDRSFVRHPTKAEEGSLSARFVEERQERGTSILFLDDPDHARIRQPLAKAFYARINRMRPEIEAMIDAIIEKAPASGPFELMAEIAVPVPVLVIARILGVDEARLDDFRQWSEEVILGLNPVRTPEEDEALIRGAYALDAYFAELMEARRKAPQDDLVSDMVQLQGSGEAEISDGELRNNLEALLVGGNLTTTDLIGNGVWLFLTHPGQIRTFRDNPGLAAQAVEEVLRFEAPVSITSRILPDDRDVGGCPMKARQPVWMSLAGANRDPEVFEEAETFDITRKRASHVAFGGGPHICIGAPLARIEARHVYLKLFERYPDLRLAEQELAWRTLPFFRGLEKLIVEG, encoded by the coding sequence ATGGCAGACGATTCGCGCCCCGCCGGCGCCGTGCAATCCATTCTTGAGCTTTCAGCGTTCAATCCCGCCGCGCGGGACAATCCGCATCCTATGCTCAAGACCATGCGCGAAGACTGTCCTGTCTTCCGCGATGAAGCAGCGAAGGTGTGGCTGCTCTCGCGCTACAAGGATGTGCGCGAGACGGTGAACGACCGTTCCTTCGTCCGTCATCCTACGAAGGCGGAGGAGGGGTCGCTCTCGGCCCGCTTTGTGGAGGAGCGCCAGGAGCGGGGCACCAGCATCCTGTTCCTCGACGATCCCGACCATGCCCGCATTCGCCAGCCACTGGCAAAGGCCTTCTATGCGCGGATCAATCGGATGCGGCCGGAGATCGAAGCGATGATCGATGCCATCATCGAGAAGGCGCCAGCGTCTGGGCCATTCGAACTGATGGCGGAGATCGCCGTGCCGGTTCCTGTCCTTGTTATTGCGAGAATTTTGGGGGTTGATGAGGCGCGCCTGGATGATTTCCGGCAATGGTCGGAAGAGGTGATTCTTGGGCTGAACCCCGTGCGCACGCCCGAGGAAGACGAAGCGCTGATCCGGGGCGCCTATGCGCTCGACGCTTACTTTGCCGAGTTGATGGAGGCCCGCCGCAAGGCGCCGCAGGATGATCTGGTCTCCGACATGGTCCAGCTTCAGGGTTCAGGCGAGGCGGAAATTTCCGATGGAGAGCTGCGCAACAACCTGGAGGCGCTGCTGGTCGGCGGCAACCTGACAACCACGGACCTTATCGGCAATGGCGTGTGGCTTTTCCTGACACATCCAGGACAGATCAGGACATTCCGGGACAATCCGGGACTCGCTGCGCAGGCGGTCGAAGAGGTTCTGCGCTTTGAAGCGCCGGTCTCGATCACCTCGCGCATCCTCCCCGACGATCGCGATGTGGGCGGCTGCCCCATGAAGGCGCGCCAGCCGGTCTGGATGTCGCTGGCCGGCGCGAACCGCGACCCGGAGGTGTTCGAGGAGGCCGAGACGTTCGACATCACCCGCAAGCGGGCAAGCCATGTCGCGTTCGGCGGCGGTCCGCATATCTGCATTGGTGCGCCGCTTGCCCGGATCGAGGCGCGGCATGTGTATCTGAAGCTGTTCGAGCGCTATCCGGATTTGAGGCTGGCGGAGCAAGAACTGGCCTGGCGGACGCTGCCGTTCTTTCGCGGTCTGGAGAAGCTGATCGTCGAGGGGTAA